One part of the Marichromatium purpuratum 984 genome encodes these proteins:
- a CDS encoding glycosyltransferase family 9 protein — translation MSRTHYKIVNARKRWLTRLADLIGAPLSLPWRWRRQPRPIDPAEVREILLIRTLYLGDVIMTMPMLRPLRERFPDARITLLTAAGAAPLLEGNPDLDALITYDPFWFSDHSGPLDYLRWRWRMRHRRFDLVIEARADIREILMLVRPLQATHKVSYGVGGGAWMLTRVVPYPGLKHKVEYHLDLCRALGCRVEGVHWGVHHSSAERAAARQLLAERGITRPFVAVHPGSRLVLKCWPAARYGALVEQIGRRLGLAVVLFGGPDERALAAEVAGAGGPRVHDLSGQLGLRAMAALLREARVLVCNDSAPLHLAAALGTPALALFGPSSSRETRPYGNGHRVVEVADLWCRAGCDEHVCRHPERQWCMRQLGVDQVFTVLCEMLAAEVSSAANWSQNCHSPGSLSIQ, via the coding sequence ATGAGTCGCACCCACTACAAGATCGTCAATGCCCGCAAGCGTTGGCTGACCCGGCTCGCCGACCTGATCGGTGCACCGCTGAGCCTACCCTGGCGATGGCGCCGTCAGCCGCGTCCGATCGACCCCGCCGAGGTGCGCGAGATCCTGCTGATCCGCACGCTCTATCTGGGCGACGTGATCATGACGATGCCGATGCTGCGCCCGCTGCGCGAGCGCTTCCCGGACGCGCGCATCACCCTGCTCACCGCCGCCGGCGCGGCGCCCTTGCTCGAGGGCAACCCCGACCTCGACGCGCTGATCACCTACGACCCCTTCTGGTTCAGCGACCACAGCGGTCCGCTCGACTATCTGCGCTGGCGTTGGCGGATGCGTCACCGGCGCTTCGACTTGGTGATCGAGGCGCGCGCCGACATCCGCGAGATCCTGATGCTGGTGCGCCCGCTGCAGGCGACCCACAAGGTCAGTTACGGCGTCGGTGGCGGGGCCTGGATGCTCACCCGGGTGGTGCCCTATCCGGGGCTGAAACACAAGGTGGAGTATCACCTCGATCTCTGTCGTGCACTCGGCTGCCGGGTCGAGGGCGTGCACTGGGGTGTCCACCACAGCAGTGCCGAGCGCGCGGCGGCGCGGCAATTGCTCGCCGAGCGGGGGATCACCAGGCCTTTCGTGGCCGTTCACCCCGGCTCGCGCCTGGTGCTCAAGTGTTGGCCGGCGGCGCGCTATGGCGCCCTGGTCGAGCAGATTGGTCGACGGTTGGGGCTTGCCGTGGTGCTGTTCGGCGGCCCGGACGAGCGCGCGCTGGCGGCCGAGGTGGCCGGTGCCGGTGGACCCCGGGTGCACGATCTCAGCGGTCAACTGGGGTTGCGAGCGATGGCCGCGCTGCTGCGCGAGGCGCGGGTGCTGGTGTGCAACGACAGCGCGCCGCTACACCTGGCCGCCGCCCTGGGAACGCCGGCGTTGGCGCTGTTCGGACCTTCATCGAGCCGCGAGACCCGTCCCTATGGCAACGGTCATCGGGTGGTGGAAGTGGCCGATTTGTGGTGTCGCGCCGGCTGTGACGAACATGTCTGTCGTCACCCCGAGCGGCAGTGGTGCATGCGCCAGCTCGGGGTCGATCAGGTGTTCACCGTGCTCTGCGAGATGCTCGCAGCCGAGGTATCCTCGGCTGCGAACTGGTCCCAGAACTGCCACAGCCCGGGGTCGCTGTCGATCCAGTGA
- a CDS encoding lysophospholipid acyltransferase family protein, translated as MIVHEHPARDLLRLLIWYPLRWFCARAPIALNLRLFAAMGRLHLALSGARRAQLRARFARAYPAADAARIAAWSRTYLINHYVDRLSIFHYHRLHGRALSQMIEIAGRDRLDAALAEGRGCVLVHAHLGPSQLPLVTLGRLGYPMTQLGLRSAQGLSFIGRRVQLHHRLRLEEAFPAEMLYVARFQRQLHRSLAAGRVLMMAGDGTGTTERYGHHLPHVCCGHTLELPLGPFRLARSTGAPLRFLFLARDGARRYRAVIESPPPGVETPETLQQAFVARLRHWIDSDPGLWQFWDQFAAEDTSAASISQSTVNT; from the coding sequence ATGATCGTGCACGAGCACCCGGCGCGCGACCTGCTGCGACTGCTGATCTGGTATCCGCTGCGCTGGTTCTGCGCGCGCGCGCCGATCGCGCTCAACCTGCGGCTGTTCGCCGCCATGGGACGCTTGCACCTGGCGCTCTCCGGCGCGCGCCGCGCGCAACTGCGCGCGCGCTTCGCCCGCGCCTATCCCGCCGCCGACGCGGCGCGGATCGCCGCCTGGAGCCGCACCTATCTGATCAACCACTATGTCGACCGGCTGTCGATCTTTCACTACCACCGGCTGCACGGGCGGGCGCTGTCGCAGATGATCGAGATCGCCGGTCGCGACCGGCTCGACGCCGCGCTCGCCGAGGGACGCGGCTGCGTGCTGGTGCACGCCCATCTCGGCCCCTCGCAGCTGCCGCTGGTCACGCTCGGTCGTCTCGGCTACCCGATGACCCAGCTCGGGTTGCGCTCGGCGCAAGGGCTCTCATTCATCGGTCGTCGTGTCCAGCTTCACCACCGGCTGCGGCTCGAGGAGGCCTTCCCGGCAGAGATGCTCTATGTCGCGCGCTTCCAGCGTCAGCTCCACCGCAGTCTCGCCGCCGGGCGGGTGCTGATGATGGCCGGCGACGGCACCGGCACCACCGAGCGCTATGGTCATCACCTGCCCCACGTCTGCTGCGGCCACACCCTGGAGCTGCCGCTCGGCCCCTTCCGCCTGGCCCGAAGCACCGGCGCGCCGCTGCGCTTCCTCTTCCTGGCCCGCGACGGCGCCCGTCGCTACCGCGCGGTCATCGAGTCGCCGCCGCCCGGAGTCGAGACCCCGGAGACGCTGCAACAGGCCTTCGTCGCGCGGCTACGTCACTGGATCGACAGCGACCCCGGGCTGTGGCAGTTCTGGGACCAGTTCGCAGCCGAGGATACCTCGGCTGCGAGCATCTCGCAGAGCACGGTGAACACCTGA
- a CDS encoding B12-binding domain-containing radical SAM protein: MRVLLIQAFLGGNEPLVFPIGLGSLAANLVGHQVRVLDTNLVESPRAALAEALAEFAPEAIGISLRNIDSTNKRDVVFYYPLLGELLTVIERYARAPVIIGGSGFSMFAREIMEAEPRLDLGVHLEGEETLQQLLERLDRPETVASVFYRRDGVLHFSGPLQGPVDLDAIALPERGALRVGDYRAGFADAIGVETKRGCPLSCVYCIYGYLNGKRMRLRDPRLIVDEIEALVRDHGVERFTFVDSVFNLPRAHAEHICRELVARGVRARWSAWINERHADAAFMALAVRAGCVHAIFSPDAIADPTLQRLGKDMRRADILRIYRLLSRYPGLEVSYNFFRNPPGQTLGNLLSILFFVLRARLRLGRRVHFEFSVLRIEPHTGLHRIALEEGVVDPDDPLLYPRYYTNPRTRHLDRVFDALLWLKGRVGRLRARRAAAARST, encoded by the coding sequence ATGAGGGTGTTGCTGATCCAGGCCTTTCTCGGCGGCAACGAGCCGCTGGTCTTCCCCATCGGGCTCGGCAGCCTGGCGGCGAACCTCGTCGGTCATCAGGTGCGGGTGCTCGACACCAACCTAGTCGAGTCGCCGCGCGCGGCGCTCGCCGAGGCGCTGGCCGAGTTCGCGCCCGAGGCGATCGGCATCTCGCTGCGTAACATCGACTCGACCAACAAGCGCGACGTGGTCTTCTACTACCCACTGCTCGGCGAGCTGCTGACGGTGATCGAGCGGTACGCTCGCGCGCCGGTGATCATCGGCGGTTCGGGCTTCTCGATGTTCGCGCGCGAGATCATGGAGGCCGAGCCGAGGCTCGACCTCGGCGTGCATCTCGAGGGCGAGGAGACGCTGCAGCAGCTGCTCGAGCGTCTCGATCGCCCCGAGACCGTGGCCTCGGTGTTCTATCGGCGCGACGGCGTGCTGCACTTCTCCGGGCCGCTGCAGGGACCGGTCGATCTCGATGCCATCGCGCTGCCCGAGCGCGGTGCGCTGCGGGTCGGCGACTATCGCGCGGGCTTTGCCGATGCCATCGGGGTGGAGACCAAGCGCGGTTGCCCGCTGAGCTGTGTCTACTGCATCTACGGTTATCTCAACGGCAAGCGGATGCGCCTGCGCGACCCCCGACTGATCGTCGACGAGATCGAGGCCCTGGTGCGCGATCACGGGGTGGAGCGTTTCACCTTCGTCGACTCGGTGTTCAACCTGCCGCGCGCCCATGCCGAGCATATCTGTCGCGAGCTGGTCGCGCGCGGGGTACGGGCGCGCTGGTCGGCGTGGATCAACGAGCGGCACGCCGACGCCGCGTTCATGGCGCTGGCGGTGCGCGCCGGCTGCGTCCACGCCATCTTCTCGCCCGACGCCATCGCCGATCCGACGCTGCAGCGTCTCGGCAAGGACATGCGGCGCGCCGACATCCTGCGCATCTACCGCCTGCTCTCGCGCTATCCCGGGCTGGAGGTGAGCTACAACTTCTTCCGCAATCCGCCCGGTCAGACCCTCGGCAACCTGCTCTCGATCCTGTTCTTCGTGCTTCGCGCCAGACTGCGCCTGGGGCGTCGGGTGCACTTCGAGTTCAGCGTGCTGCGCATCGAGCCGCACACCGGGCTGCACCGCATCGCCCTGGAGGAGGGGGTGGTCGATCCCGACGACCCGCTGCTCTATCCACGCTACTACACCAATCCGCGCACCCGTCATCTCGACCGTGTCTTCGATGCCCTGCTCTGGCTCAAGGGGCGCGTCGGCCGGCTGCGCGCGCGTCGCGCCGCCGCGGCCCGCTCAACCTGA
- a CDS encoding B12-binding domain-containing radical SAM protein, with the protein MKLTLITPTPPDISAFDVRALSAHVRACGHQCRLIFLPGSIGRLRADREVIYHYPPEVLDDLARLSADADLIGLSFMTQYFDRALQVTEHLRRVHDAPLVWGGVHPSSRPDEALEHADMVVIGEGEHTLVELLECLARGADHRRVRGLWVRDGEQRHRNPQRPLIDDLDSLPPFDFSNDDHYVLDPRAGRLQPLTDALLREILPLLPGPGGTLRRAFRTMTDRGCPHRCTYCSVSAIKARCAEDGVPYLRFRGVERVIEELVAVRERFPFVEAFQFFDDTFFARPRAQIEDFAARYRERVGLPFYVQASPSTLNERKLLALLDAGLVYVEFGIQSGSERIKRLYDRTESNERVVAGAELLHRHRDRLLPPDYHVITDNPWETEADAMDTVRLLYRLPKPFGLAVSNLVFYPHTPLYERAVAEGLLTDTGPALYRKPFFAPRRTYPNFLLHLFTFQHVPRWVYRVLIDERAVRLFSRPVLLAPLGLVTRVGEGLRLLGKGTGALARGDWWRIARYLQRLRAFDPGVTGRRH; encoded by the coding sequence ATGAAGCTCACCCTGATCACCCCGACCCCGCCCGACATCAGCGCCTTCGACGTGCGCGCGCTCTCGGCCCATGTCCGCGCCTGCGGTCACCAGTGCCGGCTGATCTTCCTGCCCGGCAGCATCGGCCGGCTGCGCGCCGATCGCGAGGTGATCTATCACTATCCGCCCGAGGTGCTCGACGACCTCGCGAGGCTGAGCGCCGACGCCGACCTGATCGGGCTGTCGTTCATGACCCAGTACTTCGACCGTGCGCTGCAGGTCACCGAGCACCTGCGCCGGGTCCACGATGCTCCGCTGGTGTGGGGCGGGGTGCACCCGTCGAGCCGCCCCGACGAGGCGCTCGAGCACGCCGACATGGTGGTGATCGGCGAGGGTGAGCACACCCTGGTCGAGCTGCTCGAGTGTCTGGCGCGCGGCGCCGATCACCGCCGGGTGCGCGGGCTCTGGGTGCGCGATGGCGAGCAGCGTCATCGCAACCCGCAGCGCCCGCTGATCGACGATCTCGACAGCCTGCCGCCGTTCGACTTCTCCAACGACGATCATTACGTGCTCGATCCGCGCGCCGGGCGCCTCCAGCCGCTCACCGATGCGCTGCTGCGCGAGATCCTGCCGCTGCTGCCGGGACCGGGCGGCACCCTCAGGCGCGCCTTCCGCACCATGACCGATCGCGGCTGTCCGCATCGCTGTACCTATTGCAGCGTCTCGGCGATCAAGGCGCGCTGCGCCGAGGACGGGGTGCCCTATCTGCGCTTTCGCGGTGTCGAGCGGGTGATCGAGGAGCTGGTGGCGGTGCGCGAGCGTTTCCCCTTCGTCGAGGCCTTCCAGTTCTTCGACGACACCTTCTTCGCCCGTCCCCGCGCCCAGATCGAGGACTTCGCCGCGCGCTATCGCGAACGCGTCGGTCTGCCCTTCTACGTTCAGGCCAGCCCCTCGACGCTCAACGAACGCAAGCTGCTGGCGCTGCTCGATGCAGGGCTGGTCTATGTCGAGTTCGGCATCCAGAGCGGCAGCGAGCGGATCAAGCGTCTCTACGACCGCACCGAGTCCAACGAGCGGGTGGTGGCTGGCGCCGAGCTGTTGCACCGCCACCGCGACCGCCTGCTGCCACCGGACTATCACGTCATCACCGACAACCCCTGGGAGACCGAGGCCGACGCCATGGACACGGTGCGGCTGCTCTATCGGTTGCCCAAGCCGTTCGGGCTGGCGGTCTCGAACCTGGTGTTCTACCCCCACACCCCGCTCTATGAGCGCGCCGTCGCCGAGGGGCTGCTCACCGACACCGGCCCCGCGCTCTATCGCAAGCCGTTCTTCGCGCCTCGCCGCACCTATCCGAACTTCCTGCTGCACCTGTTCACCTTCCAGCACGTACCGCGCTGGGTCTACCGGGTGCTGATCGACGAGCGCGCGGTGCGGCTGTTCTCGCGCCCGGTGCTGCTCGCCCCGCTGGGGCTGGTCACTCGGGTCGGCGAGGGGCTGCGGCTGCTCGGCAAGGGGACCGGGGCGCTGGCGCGCGGCGACTGGTGGCGCATCGCGCGCTATCTGCAGCGGTTGCGCGCGTTCGATCCCGGGGTGACCGGACGCCGGCACTGA
- a CDS encoding NAD-dependent epimerase/dehydratase family protein encodes MTRVVLVTGAAGFIGGHLVESLRADGIAVRALVRPGENCAVLSACGAEIRHGDLTDAASLEAALAGVGQVYHLAAVSRHDARVPDARYRAVNVEGTRLLLEAARRAGARRFVFTGTIEAVGTSRDGRPLTEDSPQHPRNIYGRSKLEAERLVRAAAADGGLETVVVRPPMTYGEREPILLGRLFRVIDKGLYPLIGPREVLTEFCYVGNQVAGLRLAAEHGRPGEVYFISDARSYSLEEIVHAIAAELGVQVWTPRLPIPLARAIGLGFEGLGKVLPFYPFLIPQTGRPPFSRKTVEWTAESRLYVDIGKARAELGYRPPHSLAAGIARTVAWYRDQGLLRPPRD; translated from the coding sequence ATGACACGAGTGGTATTGGTGACCGGCGCGGCGGGCTTCATCGGCGGCCATCTGGTCGAGTCGCTGCGCGCCGACGGGATCGCGGTGCGCGCTCTGGTGCGCCCCGGCGAGAACTGCGCGGTGTTGAGCGCCTGCGGCGCCGAGATCCGTCACGGCGACCTCACCGACGCGGCGAGCCTGGAGGCGGCGCTCGCCGGGGTCGGGCAGGTCTATCACCTCGCCGCCGTCTCCAGACACGACGCCCGGGTCCCCGACGCGCGCTACCGGGCGGTCAACGTCGAGGGCACCCGGCTGCTGCTCGAGGCCGCGCGCCGCGCCGGCGCGCGCCGTTTCGTGTTCACCGGCACCATCGAGGCGGTGGGCACCTCGCGCGACGGGCGCCCGCTCACTGAGGACAGCCCCCAGCACCCGCGCAACATCTATGGCCGGAGCAAGCTCGAGGCCGAGCGACTGGTGCGCGCGGCCGCCGCCGACGGCGGCCTGGAGACGGTGGTGGTGCGCCCGCCGATGACCTATGGCGAACGCGAGCCGATCCTGCTCGGACGGCTCTTCCGGGTGATCGACAAGGGACTCTACCCGCTGATCGGCCCGCGCGAGGTGCTCACCGAGTTCTGCTATGTCGGCAACCAGGTCGCCGGGCTGCGCCTGGCCGCCGAGCACGGCCGTCCGGGCGAGGTCTATTTCATCTCCGACGCGCGCTCCTACTCGCTCGAGGAGATCGTCCACGCCATCGCCGCCGAGCTGGGGGTGCAGGTGTGGACCCCGCGCCTCCCGATCCCGCTGGCGCGCGCCATCGGGCTCGGCTTCGAGGGGCTGGGCAAGGTGCTGCCCTTCTACCCCTTCCTCATCCCCCAGACCGGACGCCCGCCGTTCTCGCGCAAGACCGTCGAGTGGACCGCCGAGAGCCGGCTCTATGTCGACATCGGCAAGGCCCGCGCCGAACTCGGCTACCGCCCGCCCCACTCGCTCGCCGCGGGCATCGCCCGCACCGTCGCCTGGTATCGCGACCAGGGCCTGCTGCGCCCGCCGCGCGACTGA
- the nadC gene encoding carboxylating nicotinate-nucleotide diphosphorylase, whose protein sequence is MHSPQPLDPSLIREQARAALAEDLGSGDVTAALLPVDQQARAELITRESAVLCGRDWFEAVFHALDPTIRIDWEAADGERVAPGQRLCVITGPVRALLTGERTAMNLLQTLSGTATRTRRFADAVAGLPVAVLDTRKTLPGLRLQQKYAVRCGGGTNHRMGLHDAILIKENHILAAGSIAAAVAAARALDTGLEIIVEVESLAELEQALAAGAPTVLLDNFGNDQLREAVALSAGRARLEASGGVNLETIRGIAETGVDRISVGALTKDVTAVDLSMRLEVG, encoded by the coding sequence ATGCACAGCCCCCAGCCCCTCGATCCCTCACTGATCCGCGAACAGGCGCGCGCGGCGCTCGCCGAGGACCTCGGCAGTGGCGACGTCACCGCTGCGTTGCTGCCCGTCGATCAGCAGGCGCGCGCCGAGCTAATCACCCGTGAGTCGGCGGTGCTCTGCGGCCGGGACTGGTTCGAGGCGGTGTTCCACGCCCTCGATCCGACGATCCGCATCGACTGGGAGGCGGCCGACGGCGAGCGCGTCGCGCCGGGGCAGCGGCTGTGCGTGATCACCGGTCCGGTGCGTGCGCTGCTCACCGGCGAGCGCACGGCGATGAACCTGCTGCAGACCCTCTCGGGCACCGCCACCCGCACCCGTCGCTTCGCCGACGCCGTCGCCGGGCTGCCGGTGGCGGTGCTCGACACCCGCAAGACCCTGCCGGGGCTGCGGTTGCAGCAGAAGTACGCGGTGCGCTGCGGTGGCGGCACCAACCACCGCATGGGGCTGCACGACGCCATCCTCATCAAGGAGAACCACATCCTCGCCGCCGGCTCGATCGCCGCGGCGGTGGCTGCGGCGCGGGCGCTGGACACCGGGCTGGAGATCATCGTCGAGGTCGAGTCGCTCGCCGAACTCGAGCAGGCGCTGGCCGCCGGTGCGCCGACGGTGCTGCTCGATAACTTCGGCAACGACCAGCTGCGCGAGGCGGTGGCGCTGAGCGCCGGGCGGGCGCGCCTGGAGGCCTCCGGTGGGGTGAACCTCGAGACCATTCGCGGCATCGCCGAAACCGGGGTCGACCGCATCTCGGTCGGCGCGCTCACCAAGGACGTGACCGCGGTCGATCTGTCGATGCGTCTGGAGGTCGGCTGA
- a CDS encoding B12-binding domain-containing radical SAM protein, translated as MRIALISPFPDITVFGLRTMSAYLRERGHWTRMIFLPDPACDEDYGEERYRPETLRQLVALCRDVDLVGITLMTNYFAAARQITHAIHAATSVPVVWGGVHATICPDECIVHADIVCVGDGEEALLDLADALGRGAAIDALANLWVRAGDGAISRNPPRPLLRDLDRYPAPDYSLADHHFMVADGTITPFTRELTERHLRTGTVSNLLGKMGYQTMTGRGCPHKCSYCANDALKNLYDKRGYLRWRSVEHVIDELEQVKHRFPDIGFVWISDDAFFSRPSASLAAFCTAYKERIGLPFSCLASPLTVTEEKMALLVDAGLVYVQMGIESGSARMQALYNRARMDNRRVLRAARIINRYRARMFPPSYDFLLDVPYERTEDTLESLRLIARLPKPYRLQPFSLVLYPGTELHRMGVRDGHVRDAHRDVYAKSYNMRAGSYPNLLFALAQGGRMPGPLLRLLASRPLGRVLAAAPLRPGFAWLYRALRALKARLRPVGGRAA; from the coding sequence ATGCGCATCGCGTTGATCTCGCCCTTCCCTGACATCACCGTGTTCGGTCTGCGCACCATGTCGGCCTATCTGCGCGAGCGCGGCCACTGGACGCGGATGATCTTCCTGCCCGACCCGGCCTGCGACGAGGACTACGGCGAGGAGCGCTATCGTCCCGAGACCCTGCGTCAGCTGGTGGCGCTGTGTCGCGACGTCGACCTGGTCGGCATCACCCTGATGACCAACTACTTCGCCGCCGCGCGCCAGATCACCCATGCGATCCATGCCGCGACCTCGGTGCCGGTGGTCTGGGGCGGGGTGCACGCCACCATCTGTCCCGACGAGTGCATCGTTCACGCCGACATCGTCTGTGTCGGCGACGGCGAGGAGGCGCTGCTCGATCTCGCCGACGCGCTCGGTCGCGGTGCGGCCATCGATGCTCTGGCCAATCTCTGGGTGCGCGCAGGGGACGGGGCGATCAGCCGCAACCCGCCGCGACCGCTGCTGCGCGACCTCGATCGCTATCCGGCGCCCGACTACAGCCTCGCCGACCATCACTTCATGGTCGCCGACGGCACCATCACCCCTTTCACCCGTGAACTCACCGAGCGCCACCTGCGCACCGGCACCGTCTCCAACCTGCTCGGCAAGATGGGCTACCAGACCATGACCGGGCGCGGCTGTCCGCACAAGTGTTCCTACTGCGCCAACGACGCGCTCAAGAACCTCTACGACAAGCGTGGCTATTTGCGCTGGCGCAGCGTCGAGCATGTCATCGACGAACTCGAGCAGGTCAAGCACCGCTTCCCGGACATCGGCTTCGTGTGGATCTCGGACGATGCCTTCTTCTCGCGCCCGAGCGCCTCGCTGGCGGCCTTCTGCACCGCCTACAAGGAACGCATCGGGCTGCCCTTCTCCTGTCTGGCCAGCCCGCTGACGGTGACCGAGGAGAAGATGGCGCTGCTGGTCGACGCCGGTCTGGTCTACGTGCAGATGGGCATCGAGAGCGGCAGCGCGCGGATGCAGGCGCTCTACAACCGCGCCCGCATGGACAACCGCCGGGTGCTGCGCGCGGCGCGGATCATCAACCGCTATCGCGCGCGGATGTTCCCGCCGAGCTACGACTTCCTGCTCGACGTGCCCTACGAGCGCACCGAGGATACCCTCGAGAGCCTGCGTCTGATCGCCCGCCTGCCCAAGCCCTATCGTCTCCAGCCCTTCTCGCTGGTGCTCTATCCGGGCACCGAGCTGCATCGCATGGGGGTGCGTGACGGTCATGTGCGCGATGCCCATCGCGACGTCTACGCCAAGAGCTACAACATGCGCGCCGGCAGCTATCCCAACCTGCTGTTCGCGCTCGCCCAGGGCGGGCGCATGCCGGGGCCGCTGCTGCGACTGCTCGCCAGCCGACCGCTCGGGCGGGTGCTCGCCGCCGCGCCGCTGCGCCCGGGCTTCGCCTGGCTCTATCGCGCGCTGCGTGCGCTCAAGGCGCGGCTGCGTCCGGTCGGGGGGCGCGCGGCATGA
- a CDS encoding lysophospholipid acyltransferase family protein encodes MLIRDLLLWLHWYPLRWLAQRLPPSWLHALGRWLGAVVALLARGKAAEFVAVMDAAPALAALPRRRRWVRRAFQNRLCNELEVLVYPRLEPARMAGFVRCDDWSELDAALARGQGAMLLLAHFGANQMAMPALGHAGYRMCQVGGSPLVWRERISHRRFSPLEARTLELRWRHERALPVRHIDVFGSLRPAFACLRANQVLGIAIDGAAGSDWAEVDFLGARARFSTGALRIAARTGCAVLPTFLVREASGVCRLEIGAPLERIADPTDPVALGAVTQDYARLLERRVIAHPCHYLPFLALRRMTALKEGEPPLLLETPSAPPGGLPA; translated from the coding sequence ATGCTGATCAGGGACCTGTTGCTGTGGCTGCACTGGTATCCGCTGCGCTGGCTGGCGCAGCGGTTGCCGCCGTCCTGGTTGCACGCGCTGGGGCGCTGGCTGGGCGCGGTGGTGGCGTTGCTGGCGCGCGGCAAGGCCGCCGAGTTCGTCGCGGTGATGGACGCCGCTCCGGCGCTGGCGGCGTTGCCACGGCGTCGACGCTGGGTGCGCCGGGCCTTCCAGAACCGTCTCTGCAACGAACTCGAAGTGCTGGTCTACCCCCGTCTCGAACCGGCGCGTATGGCCGGTTTCGTGCGTTGCGACGACTGGTCCGAACTCGATGCTGCGCTGGCGCGCGGTCAGGGCGCGATGCTGCTGCTCGCGCACTTCGGCGCCAACCAGATGGCGATGCCCGCGCTCGGGCATGCCGGCTACCGGATGTGTCAGGTCGGTGGCTCGCCGCTGGTGTGGCGCGAGCGCATCAGCCATCGTCGCTTCTCGCCTCTGGAGGCGCGCACCCTCGAGTTGCGCTGGCGGCACGAGCGTGCGTTGCCGGTGCGTCATATCGACGTCTTCGGTTCGTTGCGCCCGGCCTTTGCTTGTCTGCGCGCCAATCAGGTGCTCGGTATCGCCATCGACGGCGCCGCCGGCAGCGACTGGGCCGAGGTCGACTTCCTCGGCGCGCGCGCGCGCTTCTCCACCGGCGCGCTGCGTATCGCCGCGCGCACCGGTTGTGCGGTGCTCCCGACCTTTCTGGTGCGCGAGGCCTCCGGGGTCTGTCGACTGGAGATCGGTGCGCCGCTTGAGCGCATCGCCGATCCCACCGATCCGGTGGCGCTGGGCGCGGTGACTCAGGACTATGCCCGGCTGCTCGAGCGGCGGGTGATCGCGCACCCCTGTCACTACCTGCCGTTCCTCGCGCTGCGTCGCATGACCGCGCTCAAGGAGGGCGAGCCGCCGTTGTTGCTCGAGACGCCCTCGGCCCCACCCGGAGGTCTGCCCGCATGA
- a CDS encoding sulfotransferase: MPLPLFDRLRRRQEIIVVSGLPRSGTSMMTAMLAAGGVEVFTDAARAADADNPRGYFEHERVKRLREEDPGWLRAARGKAIKVVAPLLDALPPGHRYRVLFMRRDLAEVLASQRAMLVRRGTDPDKIDDATLGTLYRRQLATLEGWLAAQRHIQVLDVDYARAIAEPAAEAARVADFLDRPLDREAMAAVADPGLYRQRQGGAR; encoded by the coding sequence ATGCCGCTACCGCTGTTCGACCGTCTGCGCCGCCGCCAGGAGATCATCGTCGTCTCCGGCCTGCCCCGCTCGGGCACCTCGATGATGACCGCCATGCTCGCCGCCGGCGGGGTGGAGGTGTTCACCGATGCCGCGCGCGCGGCCGACGCCGACAACCCACGCGGCTACTTCGAGCACGAACGGGTGAAACGGCTGCGCGAGGAGGATCCGGGCTGGCTGCGCGCGGCCCGCGGCAAGGCGATCAAGGTGGTCGCGCCGCTGCTCGACGCCCTGCCCCCGGGACACCGCTACCGGGTGCTGTTCATGCGTCGCGACCTCGCCGAGGTGCTGGCCTCGCAGCGCGCCATGCTGGTGCGTCGCGGCACCGACCCCGACAAGATCGACGACGCCACCCTGGGAACGCTCTACCGCCGCCAGCTCGCCACGCTCGAGGGCTGGCTCGCCGCGCAGCGTCACATCCAGGTGCTCGACGTCGACTATGCGCGCGCCATCGCCGAGCCCGCCGCCGAGGCGGCGCGCGTGGCCGACTTCCTCGACCGCCCGCTCGACCGCGAGGCGATGGCCGCAGTCGCCGACCCCGGGCTCTATCGCCAGCGCCAGGGGGGCGCGCGATGA